The stretch of DNA ctgAAGACCTTAATATAatagccaggaccataaaacgcCTACAAGAAAACGTAGTGAAGTATTTGTGGTAGGTAGTGGTTTCtcagaccttacatccaaagcacaaaaaagaaaatacagataaatgggTCCTCCTCAAAGTTGAggacttctgtgcttcaaaggactttgtcaaaaaggtgaaaagacagcctactcaatgggagaaaatatttggaaactacatatttgATAAcagtttactatccagaatatataaagaaatcctgtaaatcaacaataaaaaagacaagcaacccaattaaaaaacgggcaaaagacttgcataggcatttttccaaacaggaaatgcaaacggctaaaaagcacacgaaaaaatgttcaacttcactagctattagggaaatgcaaatcaaaaccacaatgagatatcacttcactcCTACGAATGGTCactaataaacagaaaactacaagtgttggagaggatgtggagaaagaggaacacttactcactgcaggtgggaatgtaaaacggtgcagccgctgtggaagacgtctggtggttcctcaggaagctaagtattgaCCTGCCACATGGCCCAGCAATCTCGCTACTGGGTATATACTcacaagaactgaaagcaggccACACatctgcacaccagtgttcacagcagcactgttcacaattgccaaaaggcagaaacaacccaagtgcccatcaaccgatggataaacaaaatgtggtccacgcacatgatggaatatcattcagttgTGAgtagaaatgaagtcctgattaTGTGACAACACggggaccttgaggacattatgttgagtgaaataagccagacagaaaaggacaatgTCGTATGagctcactaatgtgaactaaacATAGTGAGAAAACTCATGGAGTTACTAGCTAGAAGACAGGCTACCGGAAGACAGAATGAGGGAGGGAACAGGCGGCTGAGGCAATgtaaatgtctggaaatggatggaggtgatggcagcacattattgtgtGTGTGATCGTGGTTGAAGGGGCAGTTTAGGGTCGTGTGtgtcactggaaggaaagctagaggacgAAACTCGGGACTGTAAAACACAGTGAGCcctgtggtggacaatgactgtggttaataaacaaatacaatcatgttcttccatgaattagaacaaacgTATGTCACAACTGCAGTATGTTCATATTAGGGTGGTAGagggggaaaatacacctaatggaaactatgaactacagttaacagtaatattttaatattcttctctcagttgtaacaaaggtaccacatccatgctaagtgtcaataacgGGGGGTATAAGAGATatgagggttttctttttggagtaatgaaaatgttctaaaattgattgtggtgaatgAAAGCACAGCTCTGTAACCGTACTGAgaggcactgattgtacacaCTGGATGGTCTGGCGGTgaaaaaaagtgctttaaaagaaaaaaatgaaacagcaaaACATAACTTGGAAAACATAAACCTCTAAATTTAGCCATAATAGTGTAATCTGAAAAAACAATGTTAATAccttcaaagagataaaggaataGAATCCATAAATCAAGAGAACACTGGGtactctctgcgtgggacatgactcccaggggtgtggaccttcctggcaacgtgggacagaaatcctggaatgaactgagactcggcatcaagggactgagaaaaaccctagaatgagctgagaattaacatcaagggattgagagaaccttctcgaccaaagggggaagagtgaaatgagacaaagtgtcaatggctgagagattccaaacagagtcgagaggttatcctggacgttattcttatgcattaagtaaatatcaccttgttgttcaagatgtagtggagaggctggagggaactgcctgaaaatgtagagctgtgttccagtagtcatgtttcttgatgatgattgaacaatgatatagctttcacaatgagactctgtgaatgtgaaaaccttgtgtctgatgctccttttagctactatatcaacagaagagtagaacatatggaataaaaataaataatagggggaacaaatgttaaaataaatttagtttgaaatgctagtggtaaatgaaagcgaggggtaaggggtatggtatatataatctttttttttctctattatcgttttatttctttttctgttgtctttttatttctttttctaaatcaatgcaaatgttctaagaaatgatgaatatgcaactatgtgatgatattaagaattactgattgtatatgtagaatggaatgatatcttaatgttttgtttgttaatttttttaattaataaaaaaagttaaaaaaaagagaacattgggtaaaaaaagaacagacagaTCTGAAATAGAATTCAATAAATTAAGAAGCAAATCAGTACTGTCATCAGTACTGCAGTCGGAAGTTGAGAGAATTACTGATTTTGAAATAACCTAGAATGCAGcacaaaatgagagagagagatttaaaagGGGCAAAGAAAGACGGAAAACAGAATGGGGAGTGTAACATACGTCTAATaggagtgcaaaaaaaaaaagagagaaaagaaataaaagctagaGAGAATGGGAGACAAGCAATGTATGAGGAGAtgatatgtgaaaatattaaagacaaCTCTACACATCCtcagatgaaataaaaatcacattaaatCCTAAGcatgattaataaaaataaatctagcGTGGTGAAATTaaacatcaagaaaaaaagagactattttacaagttaacaaaaagaaaagatcacCCATCAAAGACCAACAATCAGACTTAATAACAGTAGCAGATTCAACAAGATAAGTATTTCCAAAGAACTGCGAGAATAAAAGTAACTTTCAACCTAGAATTAAGTACCAGCCAACCTCATTCTAGTGTGAggaccagaaacaaaacaaaacatgtttgcGGAAAGAACTACCGAAGGACATCATAACACAAAAGAAGTATAAGATATAAAGATActtcaggaagaaggaagatgAACCCTGAGACAAGAGATGCGATGCATGGGTGGGAAAtaggaaacaagcaaacaaataatgtCAGGAGTGTAAAAACTGCTTCCATGGAAAAAGGGTGACTCCTAGGGACCTCGAGGGGAAGGGCCTCGCCTGGACAGGGCGGGGGTCTCAGCAGCCACTACCCATATTTTGGGATGGTGGATTCTTTGCTGGGGGGGCTGTGACATCTCTGCTCTCTTgctactagatgccagtagcccCCTCCCAATTGTGACAAATTGCCCCCCACTGGAATGGGGCGTTCGAGTGAGATCTGAGGAGGTGACAGGTGAGGCCTGAAGGAAAAGGATGGGCCAGCCTGGCGACGGCAGGAAACTCACCCCGGAGAGGGGCAGCCGGCACGAATGGCCTTGGTCAGGGAGAGGCCTTGCCTGCTCGACACCCCCAAAGGGCCCGGCGCGCTGAAGCGTGTGACAGCGGGAAGGACAATCCGAGGAAAGAAAGAGGCGCAGGCAAGGCCCACGCCGGCCTGGCAGGTCACGACAGGGAGTTCGGATTTACCCTAAAAGCAATGGGGAGCGAAGTGACCCGACTGAGCATTTTCCCTGCGCTTCCTCCGGCCGCTGGAGCAGGGACGAGCGGAGGCGGGGCCGGGAGGGGCTGCGCCCGCCAAGCAGCCCGCGCAGGGGCCTCGGGGCCGGCACGGCCGAGCCGCGGCCGAGGGGAACGAGCCCGCCGACCCGGGGCCTCACCTGAAGCGCGGACAGACGCTGCCCCCCGTCCCCACCCCGAGGCACCGGAGCCGGGGGCGGCTTCCGAGGCCCGACGCAGGCCCACCCCGCCCGCCGCCGGCGGACGCCACCTCACCCCGCTCGAAGTCCATCTCCGCCAGCGTCTGCTGCACGCCGGGAACCGCGCTGGGGCGGGAGCAGCACTGCCCGTCGGCTCGGGGACCCGGCGCCGCCATGTCGGTCTCGGCGTCCCCCGACACGCCGTGAGCCGCGAGCTCGGCCCCGCCCAGATCCGGCCACTCGGCGTCCGCCGTAGGCCTTAGTCCCGCCGCGGCCAATCGAAGGCCGAGGACTTAGCTCGCGAGCCAATCGAGGCAGAGGGGGCGGGGCCTGCACTGCCAGCCGCGGCTGGGGCACCACCAGAGGGCGCCCGCGGGCCGGCGGAGGGAAGCGGCGCGTGGCGGGCGCGCGGCCGCTGGGGCGGGGAGCCCCGGGTCCAGAGCGCTGCTGTCGCGCCGAGGCGCCCCTGCGGCCCCCGGGGTCCCGCTGGGCCCCCCGCGACTCTGCGCCCCCTGCTCCCGCAGCAGCCCGTACCCGCAGACGCCTGAGCCCGCGCACCTCGCGTCCGTGGGGGCAGGTGGCCCCGACGGTGCCGCCAACTGGAAGCGGGGCAGTGGGCCCCGAGGGCGGCGCGGGGTCCCGGCGCCCAGAAAAGGGGGTGGGCAGGCTCCAGGCCTGGCTCCGTTTTCCCTGCGGCGCTCTGCGGCAGTGGGGGGCGGCGCGTGCCTGGCGGGGGCACGGGGAGGGCAGGACCGTGACATTCCCGGAGGAAGGTCCTCGGCCAGGGGCCGCGCCCCACGCCCGTCGGCTTCCCCAGCCCGGGGCCGGCCCCTTGTGGTCGCCGTCTCCCTGGGGCCTACTGGCCAGAGGCCGAGGGCGACATCTGGCTCCAGCGCCTCGGACGACGGCGTGGGAACTGGCCGCAGCCCGGGCGCCCCTCCCTCCCACGGAGCAGCCTGGCGCCGGCCTCCTTCTCAACGTTTTATTTGTCAATATAAAAATACTCAAATATTTACATCAAATAAATACGCGGGGACACAATAAGTTACACTGTTCGGAGGCCTCCTCCTTGGCCCGGGGGAGAGTTTGCCCTCTCCACAACCCTCCcgccctctccccccacccccaagcccttGCCAGCCCCCCAAGGGAGGGCACCTATAAAACACCATGGGACCCTTTCCCCCAACAACGCAGGAGGCTCcgctccctccccccaccctgaaGACATTCACAGCCCTGGGCGCAGGGCTaggcccacccccagccctgcactTCCCACCGGGGCACAGCACCCTGCTCACCCCAGCCCGTATGTACAGCGCTGCCCCCAACTCGGGCCAGCAGGGGGGTAGGCAGTGGCCCGACCCCTTCCCCTTCTTAGCTCTAAAGGACTCACAGGGGGACCCCAGGCCAAGGAAGCCCTGGCAGAAACAGGAAGGTCACACgtgtgatacacacacacacacacacacacacacacactctctctctcactccaCCTTCTGCCTTGTAAAGTTTTGGCTGCTGGGGTCCCACGAGCCGCGagtcccagccccacccccccacagAAGCCGTCCTGGCAGCCGGGTGCCAGGCAGCCTGTCCCAGGCCGAGCAGGTGCCCGCGCCGTGTCCCTGAGGTAGCTGGTGCCTGTGCAAAAGCAGGAGCTGTGCCTCCCGCGCTCCTCCCCACCGCTGGTGCGGCAGGGGCTCCCTCATACTGAGGACTCCTCGGGGTTGGAGTCTGGCAGTGGCTGGCGTTGTTGCAGCTTGCGCCTCAGTTCATCTGACAGCTCGGGCAGGGGGTGCCCGGGGCTGCCACAGTCCCCCCCTCCCAGATGCAGGCGCACGTAGCCATTAGCGTTAGAGTTCCGCCCGCCCCCCAGGTGGAGGCAGGTGGGGGAAGGCAGGGGCTGGCCTGGGATgccagggggaggagaggggggccCCCCACCAGGCTGGCAGCGGGCGTGGCCAGGCACAATCTTGAGGGAGCCATCTGCGTAGTAGTAGCCGACCGGgtcccagagtttctcatctgtCTCGGGGCCAGGCCGGAAGGGGGGGCTGGCAGGCTCCTTGGGCAGCTCCAGAGGGTACACCAGCGTCCTCTCGGCAGCCTTAGCGCCTTTCTCCAGCTCCTCCCGCAGCCGCCGGCGCAGTGACaaaaccagcagcagcagcaccaggcACACGGCGCCCAGGGCCACGACCGCCAGCCACACCAGGCCAAGGTTTTCCAGGGGTGCCCGGGCCTCCAGGGTCACCGCGGGGCCTGCCACCACAGCCACGAGGTAGCCCTCGGCCGCCAGCCGTGTCCCCTGTTCCTCAGAAAAGCAGTTGTAGGCCCCAGCGTGGCGAGGCTGGGCCGCCATCACCACGAGCGCCTGGAGCCGGGCATCGTAGAGGAAGGAGCCAGGCTGCTCTGAGGGCAGGTCCCGCCCGCCGAAGGTCCAGCGGGCACGGGCAAGGTTGGAGGAGAGGCGGCAGGGCAGCACCAGGTCTGTGCCCACCACCGCCGTGATGTTCTTGGGCGTGAGTCTGACTGCAGCGGCGAAGAAGAGAGGTGTGGTCAGTGCAAGAATCCCACGGTGGGGCAGCTCTGTCCGAGGGCCCCCGCCACCCACAAAGAGACACATGGGGCAGCTCACCTTTCCGGCTGCCATGGAAGTTACAGATGCCCGAGGTGTCTGAGGTGGTCACGTGCTGGACCAGCAGGGACCTGGGAGGGGATGAGGGGGGCCAGGCGTCAGGGTCCCAGCTCTGTGCcccgtgccccccacccccacctccaccttgtCTCCCTCCTCCCCTGGCGTGTGCAGAGCCCAACTCACCCGGCATGGCCACCCAGGGCCACGCAGCGGCTGGTGTTGGCGCTCCAGGCACAGTAGGGGTCCCGGGCAAGGACGCAGTCTGCACAGGAGTGGTACTTCGTGCAGTCAGCCAGGGGCAGCTGAGCCAGCTGCGAGTGGGAGCCTGCAAACAGCAGCTTCTACGGGGGAAATCGGCaacggggggggtgggggtgtcagccAGTGCTGTGCTGGGGGACACTGCTCCTCAGGGTGTGGGGTGGCCCAGGCTCTCGCAGGGGAGCATAAGGCAGGAGGAGGCAGAAGGCGGCACAAAACCCTGAAGGACCAGTTGTCAGCAACAGAGGAAGTGCTGAAGGCTTAGGGCCAGCCAGGCCCAATCCTAAGCATCTTACAGACGTGACCTTATTACAAGGTGCCCCGAGAGGTGGAGGCTTGGCTCCAGCCGGCACTGGAAGTTCCCTATCCTCGATCCCAGAGCCCGGCCCCGGTGCCGGCAGGCCCTGGGTATTGGTCTGTGGACGGCACTTGCAATCTGATGTTCAACCAGACCCCCTGCCCTTACGTGACGTTCTCCAGCAACTCTGAGTCACAAGAGTTGTTAAAGGCCAGCGACAGTGCAAGAGGCGCCTTGCCTCACATGTGGCAAGTGCCAAAGGAGTACGAGGGTCCAGGGCAAGCACTCCTGGGAAACGGTCCAGGAAATGGAGGGTGGGCAACAGGGCAGAAAAGCAAAGCCTAACCAGGTGAGGACATCAGGGACAGCACGGCAGCCAGGGAGGGGCGGGGGAGGGAGCTGCTGCAGGAAGAGGCCGTGGCcagagctgggggctggggggtggggtctAGGACACACGGTGGAGCATTTGCCAAGGCACGATCTGGTAACCACCCCCAGAGGGCACAGACCTGCCAGCGCGCTGATTTCCAGGAACTCCCCCTAGCCACCCGAGGCGTGAGGCCCTGTGTCCTATGCCCTGTGCCCATGCTGGCCCCACGGAGGCAGGCTTCCTACCTTGCTCTGGGACAGGACCAGGCTCTCCACGGGCTCCTGATCAAACACCTGCAGCTCCTCAATCAGGTGGACCCAGGGTCCCAGGCTCACGGCCTTGAGCAGCCAGCCGTCTCCTGGGGGCAAGGGCAGGGGTGTGAGCAGGACGGGCGGGGCTGcaggccccctccccacccccaccctgcctgcGTCTGCCACACCTGTGCCGATGAACAGCACTGTGTAGGTAGCTCCGTCCAGCCCCGTGACCCGGTCAGCCACCAGCTGGGTGAAGTTGGTGCCCTTCTTCACGAGCAGCGGGCGGCCCCAGCGCGGCCCCACCTGCTCGTCCATCAGCGGGTGCTTCTTGATGAAGGTGAGAGTGTTGTCGGGCAGCTCCAAGGAGCTGCTGTAGCCGTGGCGCCGGTGCCAGTTGTTGATGcactgggggtggaggggtgcgGGGAGGAGAGCCAGTCAGCTGGGCAGGGCCAGGCCGAGGCGGACAGCGGGTGGCCGAGCTCCCCGAGGACTCACCGAGCCAGGCCGCGGGCTGGGTACTGGGTCGGTGTAGAGGCCCCACTTCTGGGCCTGCTCCCGGTACTCCTTGTAGGGGCCCTCAAACACCCGCTGGATGCCTTCCAGCTGGTACTCGCAGACAGCGGACAGGTCCACATCGCCCCTGTGGTAGGGAGGGAGCCAGGCAGTGCTCAGGCCTGGTGCCGCTGTGCCCCGTCTCTCCCTGCTCTGGGTGGGGCAGCACGGCAGAGCCTGGCACAAGGCGACTGTGGCCTGCGAGTACACTGGACGCTAGAGGGCACCCGGGATGGGGCACTGCCTGCCTCCCTCCGTGACCCCAGGGCCGGGTGCCCAGCAGTTTCCCTGGCGTCAGGACAAACAGCCGCCTGGACTTCCCACAGGCCCGTGCACCCCGGAACCGCCCCCAGCCTGCTTAcccactcctccccaccccccctggTCAACGCACCATCGCGCCCGGAAGACCCCGAAGAAGGTGGTATTGTGCCAGGAGCCGCCCTGCAGGGTGTGCACGGCCTGCAGCTGGTTGAGGAAGACCTGCCAGCCGGGAACGGCACACACCAGCCGTGCCTTCAGGAACGTGGTCCACTTCCTCTGCAGTGTCCGTGCGCCGCCCATGTCGCcctggtggggggcagggggagcacAGCGGTCAGCCCGGCCCCCGGGCCCCCCGGATCACCGGCGCGACAAACTGTCCGTACCTTGCAGACACGGGCCACGCGGGCCACCACCTGCTCTGTGTAGCAGTCATACTCCACGGCCCGCTCGCTGAAGAAGAAGTAGATCTTGTCGTCGTCACCCGTGAAGCTGCCCACGCTCTCTGGCACATAGGCAGAGGCAACGAAATGCGGCTCTGCAGGAGGGGAGCGGGGTTAGCAGGGCGGTGGCGGGTCCCGGGCCGCTgcggcccctcccccagccctggctGGGGCCTGGGGGCTCACCATTCAGCCAGAAGGCCAGGTACTCGGTCTTCATGGAGTAGTGGGGCCCCATGTTGCGCAGGATGACAGGCTCGGTGCCCAGGAAGTTGTTGAGCGTGGCCGAGTACAGCTCGCCGTCTGTGGGGGACAGGGGTCAGCCAGACAGGAAGCAGGCGAGGATCCGCCCAGCCCGGCATCCCCGAGTGGGGCCGGTAGTCCGGGGTCTCGGAGCCAGCGCTGGGGCAGCCACTCACCCACAAGGACGCCGGTGTGGCCCTTGGCTGGGTCGTAGGGACACTTTCCCTTCCCGTCCTCAAACTCTCCACGCTCCAAGGAGAAGGTGAGCATGTCCTGGGGGCAGGAAGGGGACAGGGAGGATGAGACAATGGAGGGAGGGGCCTGGGGACAAGGCCCAGGGGTCCCGGGGGAGCGGCACTCACGATGTAGGTGCACTTGGGCTGGAAGGCGTACGTGCCGCAGGTGTAGAGGTGGGACGTGTTGAAGAGCTGCAGGAAGCGGATGAAGTTGAAACA from Tamandua tetradactyla isolate mTamTet1 chromosome 17, mTamTet1.pri, whole genome shotgun sequence encodes:
- the SEMA4C gene encoding semaphorin-4C, coding for MAPYWAVWVLAAGLWGLGAGAEMWWNLVPRKTVSSGELASVVRRFSQTGIQDFLTLTLTDQTGLLYVGAREALFSFSVEALELQGAISWEAPAEKKAECIQKGKSNQTECFNFIRFLQLFNTSHLYTCGTYAFQPKCTYIDMLTFSLERGEFEDGKGKCPYDPAKGHTGVLVDGELYSATLNNFLGTEPVILRNMGPHYSMKTEYLAFWLNEPHFVASAYVPESVGSFTGDDDKIYFFFSERAVEYDCYTEQVVARVARVCKGDMGGARTLQRKWTTFLKARLVCAVPGWQVFLNQLQAVHTLQGGSWHNTTFFGVFRARWGDVDLSAVCEYQLEGIQRVFEGPYKEYREQAQKWGLYTDPVPSPRPGSCINNWHRRHGYSSSLELPDNTLTFIKKHPLMDEQVGPRWGRPLLVKKGTNFTQLVADRVTGLDGATYTVLFIGTGDGWLLKAVSLGPWVHLIEELQVFDQEPVESLVLSQSKKLLFAGSHSQLAQLPLADCTKYHSCADCVLARDPYCAWSANTSRCVALGGHAGSLLVQHVTTSDTSGICNFHGSRKVRLTPKNITAVVGTDLVLPCRLSSNLARARWTFGGRDLPSEQPGSFLYDARLQALVVMAAQPRHAGAYNCFSEEQGTRLAAEGYLVAVVAGPAVTLEARAPLENLGLVWLAVVALGAVCLVLLLLVLSLRRRLREELEKGAKAAERTLVYPLELPKEPASPPFRPGPETDEKLWDPVGYYYADGSLKIVPGHARCQPGGGPPSPPPGIPGQPLPSPTCLHLGGGRNSNANGYVRLHLGGGDCGSPGHPLPELSDELRRKLQQRQPLPDSNPEESSV